A genomic window from Motacilla alba alba isolate MOTALB_02 chromosome 6, Motacilla_alba_V1.0_pri, whole genome shotgun sequence includes:
- the LOC119702406 gene encoding protein FRA10AC1, with the protein MEPDQLRLSAAAHGHGGYDSDFSDEESGEKSLQKTKRTQEDALLIKPFQKVKQGGVVHRQFAAEECDREEARKRRFHLISMDAYERHKKFVHDYILYYGGKIEDFRRSGANDKTDLDVIRENHRFLWNEEDEADMNWEKRLAKKYYDKLFKEYCIADLSRYKENKFGFRWRHEKEVISGKGQFSCGNKHCDENEGLKSWEVNFGYIEHGEKRNALVKLRLCPECSHKLNFHHRRKEVKICKKRGTSAQNSKEPKKKKTKLSRSAKKKSKKKTHKDQVSSDDSDNSDKDSDDSNAEDGPSEADSWKGPLREADEKSREEEFHEYFQDLFL; encoded by the exons ATGGAGCCCGACCAGCTGCGCCTTTCCGCGGCC GCACATGGCCATGGAGGCTATGATTCTGATTTTAGTGATGAGGAGAGTGGAGAGAAGTCTCTGCAAAAGACTAAAAG AACACAGGAAGATGCCCTTCTCATAAAGCCATTCCAAAAAGTGAAACAAGGCGGTGTGGTTCACAGACAATTTGCAGCTGAAGAATGTGATAG GGAAGaggcaagaaaaagaagatttcaCTTGATATCGATGGATGCT TATGAAAGACATAAGAAGTTTGTGCATGACTACATTTTATACTATGGTGGCAAAATAGAGGATTTCCGAAGATCTGG AGCAAATGACAAGACGGATCTTGATGTTATTAGAGAAAACCATAGATTCCTGTGGAATGAAGAAGATGAAGCAGACATGAATTG GGAGAAGAGGCTTGCAAAGAAGTATTACGACAAATTGTTCAAAGAATACTGTATAGCAGATCTCAGCAGATACAAAGAGAATAAG TTTGGATTTAGATGGCGACATGAGAAAGAAGTAATTTCAGGAAAAG GTcagttttcctgtggaaatAAACACTGTGATGAGAATGAAGGCCTGAAGAGCTGGGAGGTGAATTTTGGTTACATTGAACACGGTGAAAAGAGGAATGCACTTGTAAAATTGA gacTATGTCCAGAATGTTCCCACAAACTAAACTTCCATCACCg GAGGAAAGAAGTCAAAATATGCAAGAAAAGAGGCACATCTGCACAGAACTCTAaggagccaaaaaaaaagaagacaaaattgTCTCGTTCAGCAAAAAAGAAGTCCAAAAAAAAGACCCATAAAG ATCAGGTTTCTTCAGACGATTCAGATAATTCTGATAAAG ATTCAGATGACAGCAATGCTGAAGATGGTCCTTCAGAAGCTGACTCTTGGAAAGGTCCCCTACgagaagcagatgaaaaatCACG gGAAGAGGAGTTTCATGAGTATTTTCaagatttatttctctaa